A DNA window from Loxodonta africana isolate mLoxAfr1 chromosome 7, mLoxAfr1.hap2, whole genome shotgun sequence contains the following coding sequences:
- the LOC135231898 gene encoding olfactory receptor 4P4-like — protein MEKITNVTEFILLGLSQKKTIKTSCFLLFLLCYIAIWMGNLLIIIFITYNQLIDQPMYFFLKYLALADLCCTSTVTPKLLTDLLKETNTISYASCMAQLFAMHFCGGIGIFILTVMAYDRYLAICKPLHYTVIMSRRRCYVLIFACCTGAFLHSFVQCLLAINLPFCGPSEIDHYFCDTYPLLKLACPDTYIFGILVVASSGMMGLVNFVVLMLSYFLILYTIRVYPAKSLNKALSTCSSHITVVVLFFVPILYIYIRPAITFPEDKVFALFYTIIGPMFNPLIYTLRNMEMKTAMRKVGARIHFWLEGK, from the coding sequence ATGGAAAAGATCACTAACGTCACAGAATTTATTCTCTTGGGACTTTCCCAGAAAAAGACAATTAAAACTTCCTGCTTTCTATTATTCTTACTTTGTTACATAGCTATTTGGATGGGAAACTTGCTCATAATCATTTTCATCACGTACAATCAGCTAATAGACCAACCCatgtatttctttcttaaataCCTTGCTCTCGCAGACCTGTGTTGTACCTCAACAGTGACACCCAAGCTTCTCACTGatttactgaaagaaaccaaCACGATTTCTTACGCTAGCTGCATGGCACAGCTTTTTGCTATGCACTTCTGTGGGGGGATAGGAATTTTCATTCTcacagtgatggcctatgaccgctacctggctatctgcaagcccctgcactACACTGTCATCATGAGCAGGAGGAGGTGTTACGTATTGATCTTTGCTTGCTGTACTGGGGCATTTCTGCATTCCTTTGTGCAGTGTCTCCTCGCTATCAACTTACCTTTCTGTGGCCCCAGTGAGATAGATCACTACTTCTGTGATACGTATCCTTTGCTGAAACTGGCCTGCCCAGACACGTACATCTTCGGGATCCTGGTTGTTGCCAGTTCAGGCATGATGGGTTTGGTGAATTTTGTTGTCTTGATGCTGTCTTACTTCTTGATATTATACACTATCAGGGTTTACCCTGCCAAAAGCCTCAACAAAGCTCTTTCTACTTGCAGTTCCCACATAACAgttgtggttcttttctttgtgCCTATCCTGTACATTTACATTAGACCAGCTATAACTTTTCCAGAAGATAAAGTGTTTGCTCTTTTCTACACCATCATTGGCCCCATGTTCAACCCTCTGATCTACACTTTGAGAAACATGGAGATGAAGACTGCGATGAGGAAAGTTGGTGCCAGAATCCATTTTTGGTTGGAAGGCAAATGA